In a genomic window of Exiguobacterium sp. BMC-KP:
- a CDS encoding murein hydrolase activator EnvC family protein: MKKTFASLIVSALVLSSAPHFAAADDLSEQKAKNEQQQQDNVKKQKNLESSVNQEGQKISKTQQEVNRLDEALNEKIFAVETKDRQIKATEREIVELGKEIEKYKAKLKRQEKLLGDRLRVMQENDGNSIKWEEVIFGAKNVGDLVSRVMAGKSISKQDDKMITDYQNTQKQLADAQQKVKEKKAQLVVEKQELKRQQADLESQLKERNKRLKELRKKKEKFETQLMDAKEVQQILIAQEKAIAAEKAAREREARIEKERQAQAAREAKARAKAEAAQAAAQKEAEQQAAKEAAAQQAAQEKAAQSAKSSGSTKQSTPKASTPAPAAPAPAPSAPATPKPAPVSGGLFIHPTVGAVTQGYGSAGGENGYTFHNGIDFGGPVGTPIVAAATGTVITASGGGPYGNHIMIAHQLNGKTYTTLYAHMSALNAHAGQRVSQGQQIGLRGSTGNSTGPHLHFEIHVGGYSYSATGPANSVNPMTMF; this comes from the coding sequence ATGAAAAAAACGTTCGCGTCGCTTATCGTTTCCGCACTGGTTCTTTCATCCGCACCTCATTTTGCAGCAGCTGATGATTTAAGTGAACAGAAAGCCAAAAACGAACAACAGCAACAAGACAATGTTAAAAAGCAAAAAAACTTAGAGTCTTCCGTTAATCAGGAAGGTCAAAAAATCTCTAAAACACAACAAGAAGTCAATCGACTAGACGAAGCTTTGAACGAAAAAATCTTTGCTGTCGAAACAAAAGATCGTCAAATCAAAGCAACAGAACGAGAAATCGTTGAACTTGGAAAAGAAATTGAGAAATATAAAGCGAAACTAAAACGCCAAGAAAAACTTCTAGGTGATCGTCTTCGTGTCATGCAAGAGAATGACGGAAACTCGATTAAATGGGAAGAAGTTATCTTCGGTGCTAAAAACGTTGGGGACCTCGTAAGCCGTGTCATGGCAGGGAAATCCATTTCAAAACAAGATGATAAAATGATCACGGATTACCAAAATACGCAAAAGCAATTAGCAGATGCGCAACAAAAAGTGAAAGAGAAGAAAGCGCAGTTAGTCGTTGAAAAGCAGGAATTAAAACGTCAGCAAGCGGATCTTGAATCTCAATTAAAAGAGCGGAACAAACGTTTAAAAGAACTACGTAAGAAAAAAGAGAAATTCGAAACACAATTAATGGATGCAAAAGAAGTCCAGCAAATTCTAATCGCTCAAGAAAAAGCGATTGCAGCTGAAAAAGCAGCACGTGAACGTGAAGCACGTATCGAAAAAGAGCGTCAAGCACAAGCAGCACGTGAAGCGAAAGCACGAGCAAAAGCTGAAGCAGCGCAAGCGGCAGCTCAAAAAGAAGCAGAACAACAAGCTGCTAAAGAAGCAGCGGCTCAGCAAGCAGCGCAAGAAAAAGCAGCACAATCAGCAAAATCTTCTGGTTCGACGAAACAGTCGACACCAAAAGCATCTACACCAGCACCAGCTGCACCTGCTCCAGCACCGTCAGCTCCTGCAACACCTAAACCAGCACCAGTATCAGGTGGTCTATTCATTCACCCAACAGTTGGGGCTGTCACACAAGGATATGGTTCAGCTGGAGGAGAAAACGGTTATACGTTCCATAACGGGATCGACTTCGGTGGTCCAGTTGGGACTCCGATCGTGGCAGCTGCAACGGGAACAGTCATTACAGCATCAGGTGGTGGACCTTACGGAAACCACATCATGATTGCTCACCAATTGAACGGTAAGACATATACGACATTGTATGCGCACATGAGTGCATTAAATGCTCATGCAGGTCAACGTGTCAGCCAAGGTCAACAAATTGGTTTACGCGGAAGCACTGGGAATTCAACTGGTCCACACTTACACTTCGAAATTCACGTTGGTGGATACAGCTATAGTGCAACGGGTCCAGCTAACTCAGTAAACCCGATGACTATGTTTTAA
- a CDS encoding VOC family protein: MKLDHTGIAVRDMQEAISFYTKVLGGTLTREYSNPAPGVASNIAVIEFDDAHIELLTPTSQDSPIARFLKQRGKGVHHIAYRVEDLDQAILEAKQQGLTFLEDTYRTTPFGRRLIYMNPRHSHGVITELCDYPENA, translated from the coding sequence ATGAAATTAGATCATACTGGAATTGCTGTCCGTGACATGCAAGAAGCGATTTCATTCTATACAAAAGTGTTAGGTGGCACATTAACTCGTGAATATTCGAATCCCGCTCCTGGTGTTGCTTCTAATATTGCAGTCATTGAGTTTGATGATGCGCATATCGAGTTATTAACACCAACCAGTCAAGATAGTCCGATTGCTCGGTTTTTGAAACAACGCGGAAAAGGTGTCCATCACATTGCTTACCGTGTAGAGGATTTGGATCAAGCTATTCTAGAAGCCAAACAACAAGGTCTAACATTTTTAGAGGATACGTATCGAACAACACCGTTCGGACGACGACTGATTTATATGAATCCTCGTCATTCACACGGTGTCATTACCGAACTTTGTGATTATCCCGAGAATGCATAA
- a CDS encoding type 1 glutamine amidotransferase domain-containing protein — MSKKVAVVLADHFEDVEFTGPVNALKEAGHEITVIGSKKGAELVGKQEEAKVTVDLSIDETSAADYDALLIPGGFSPDLLREDDRFVSFVEEFDMSKKPIFSICHGPQLMINAKIVKGRKMTGYKSIRIDLENAGVDFTDEEVVVDDNFVSSRQPDDIPAFNREIVAKLG, encoded by the coding sequence ATGTCTAAAAAAGTAGCCGTTGTACTCGCCGATCATTTTGAAGATGTAGAATTCACAGGACCGGTTAATGCATTAAAAGAAGCAGGACACGAGATTACTGTTATTGGCTCCAAAAAAGGTGCAGAACTCGTTGGGAAGCAGGAAGAGGCAAAAGTCACCGTTGATCTCTCGATTGATGAGACTTCAGCGGCAGATTACGATGCGCTCTTGATTCCGGGTGGATTCTCACCGGATTTACTACGGGAAGATGATCGTTTCGTCTCATTCGTCGAAGAATTCGATATGTCGAAAAAACCGATCTTCTCAATTTGTCATGGACCACAGTTGATGATTAACGCAAAAATCGTCAAAGGAAGAAAAATGACAGGTTATAAATCGATTCGGATCGATTTAGAAAATGCGGGTGTAGACTTTACGGATGAAGAAGTTGTTGTCGACGACAACTTCGTCTCAAGCCGTCAACCAGATGATATTCCGGCATTTAATCGGGAAATCGTAGCAAAACTCGGCTAA